A stretch of Oncorhynchus masou masou isolate Uvic2021 unplaced genomic scaffold, UVic_Omas_1.1 unplaced_scaffold_1390, whole genome shotgun sequence DNA encodes these proteins:
- the LOC135530598 gene encoding major histocompatibility complex class I-related gene protein-like isoform X2, with product MSITVDNITPLSGLGSHSLWALATHIIGETPFPEFTVVLMLDDVQVGLYDSNMKAFISSGLNPTDKIHDDLAQDGGYVFGTMYQSIKERSFQLKHHLNLTRGVQVQQRMAGCEMLDNGEPAMIMSKNTFNAIHTDRTLYYNMTHLTYDAGKLLPGWDAMRKEYLRILFEKVFLPICIKTMKTILKREKNVVMRKVPPRLRLIKKEVSGGFQLSCLAFGFYPRHINMTLLRDGQPVAEQELTGGEVLPSGDGNYQLRKSLEVSTEELKKRHYTCTASHLSLDNKLDFSWESGAERVHLSTLSALLVMLLVVILFSIFICVKRWRCTASQALVTSCQHGGH from the coding sequence ATGTCCATAACTGTGGATAATATCACTCCTCTTTCAGGTTTAGGATCACATTCTCTGTGGGCACTTGCAACACACATCATCGGAGAGACACCTTTCCCTGAGTTTACAGTTGTGTTGATGTTAGATGATGTTCAAGTGGGTCTCTATGACTCCAACATGAAAGCATTTATCTCCAGTGGACTTAACCCAACGGACAAAATACATGATGACCTAGCTCAGGACGGAGGTTATGTATTTGGAACTATGTACCAGAGCATTAAAGAGAGATCCTTTCAGCTAAAACACCACTTAAATCTCACAAGAGGTGTTCAAGTTCAGCAAAGAATGGCTGGCTGTGAGATGTTAGACAATGGTGAACCAGCCATGATCATGTCAAAGAACACTTTCAATGCCATTCATACAGATCGAACGTTATATTACAACATGACACATCTTACATATGATGCTGGGAAACTACTACCAGGATGGGATGCGATGAGGAAAGAATATCTTAGAATACTTTTTGAAAAAGTTTTCCTTCCCATTTGcatcaaaacaatgaagacaatcctgaagagagagaagaacgTTGTGATGCGTAAAGTTCCTCCCAGACTCAGGTTGATAAAGAAAGAGGTCTCTGGAGGGTTCCAGTTAAGCTGCTTGGCGTTTGGTTTCTACCCTCGCCACATCAACATGACCCTGCTGAGAGACGGCCAGCCAGTGGCAGAACAGGAGCTGACAGGGGGGGAGGTTCTGCCTAGCGGAGATGGGAACTACCAGCTGAGGAAGAGTCTGGAGGTCAGTACTGAGGAGCTAAAGAAGAGACACTACACCTGTACTGCCTCTCACCTCAGTCTGGACAACAAGCTGGATTTCAGTTGGGAGTCTGGGGCAGAGAGAGTTCACCTATCcaccctctcagctctactgGTGATGCTGCTGGTTGTTATTCTATTCAGCATTTTCATTTGTGTCAAAAGGTGGAGATGCACCGCATCACAGGCATTGGTCACAAGTTGCCAACATGGAGGACATTAA
- the LOC135530598 gene encoding major histocompatibility complex class I-related gene protein-like isoform X1: MCKLSVFFIVLSFYTIVNAGLGSHSLWALATHIIGETPFPEFTVVLMLDDVQVGLYDSNMKAFISSGLNPTDKIHDDLAQDGGYVFGTMYQSIKERSFQLKHHLNLTRGVQVQQRMAGCEMLDNGEPAMIMSKNTFNAIHTDRTLYYNMTHLTYDAGKLLPGWDAMRKEYLRILFEKVFLPICIKTMKTILKREKNVVMRKVPPRLRLIKKEVSGGFQLSCLAFGFYPRHINMTLLRDGQPVAEQELTGGEVLPSGDGNYQLRKSLEVSTEELKKRHYTCTASHLSLDNKLDFSWESGAERVHLSTLSALLVMLLVVILFSIFICVKRWRCTASQALVTSCQHGGH; encoded by the exons ATGTGCAAACTGTCTGTCTTTTTCATTGTTCTTTCCTTTTACACCATAGTCAACGCAG GTTTAGGATCACATTCTCTGTGGGCACTTGCAACACACATCATCGGAGAGACACCTTTCCCTGAGTTTACAGTTGTGTTGATGTTAGATGATGTTCAAGTGGGTCTCTATGACTCCAACATGAAAGCATTTATCTCCAGTGGACTTAACCCAACGGACAAAATACATGATGACCTAGCTCAGGACGGAGGTTATGTATTTGGAACTATGTACCAGAGCATTAAAGAGAGATCCTTTCAGCTAAAACACCACTTAAATCTCACAAGAGGTGTTCAAGTTCAGCAAAGAATGGCTGGCTGTGAGATGTTAGACAATGGTGAACCAGCCATGATCATGTCAAAGAACACTTTCAATGCCATTCATACAGATCGAACGTTATATTACAACATGACACATCTTACATATGATGCTGGGAAACTACTACCAGGATGGGATGCGATGAGGAAAGAATATCTTAGAATACTTTTTGAAAAAGTTTTCCTTCCCATTTGcatcaaaacaatgaagacaatcctgaagagagagaagaacgTTGTGATGCGTAAAGTTCCTCCCAGACTCAGGTTGATAAAGAAAGAGGTCTCTGGAGGGTTCCAGTTAAGCTGCTTGGCGTTTGGTTTCTACCCTCGCCACATCAACATGACCCTGCTGAGAGACGGCCAGCCAGTGGCAGAACAGGAGCTGACAGGGGGGGAGGTTCTGCCTAGCGGAGATGGGAACTACCAGCTGAGGAAGAGTCTGGAGGTCAGTACTGAGGAGCTAAAGAAGAGACACTACACCTGTACTGCCTCTCACCTCAGTCTGGACAACAAGCTGGATTTCAGTTGGGAGTCTGGGGCAGAGAGAGTTCACCTATCcaccctctcagctctactgGTGATGCTGCTGGTTGTTATTCTATTCAGCATTTTCATTTGTGTCAAAAGGTGGAGATGCACCGCATCACAGGCATTGGTCACAAGTTGCCAACATGGAGGACATTAA